A genomic region of Litoribrevibacter albus contains the following coding sequences:
- a CDS encoding LysR family transcriptional regulator: MSINLKTLRQFDLNALVTLSVLLEVKHVTKAAEQLNLTQSAVSRTLSKLRDALDDPILVKSGKHLALTNKAERLEPAVTAILQQVSNILEPEVFDPKKHTGTIRLATTDYGTHTLLPKLIPLLAEEAPNVQLTAVDWPSNLLNELEENKVDLIIGGTKKPPEDIFQRVLAHDHFKALVRAEHPIKDRISLEQYLSLNHIMISPSGRGNSAIDEILATMGHKRNVSVRVPHFFAALEVVASTDYIILLPSHFIRRYVDQTKFRVLEPPFEIPPMEVSMFWHARMHQAPLHKWFRRFIYEKVYNRVKS; encoded by the coding sequence ATGTCGATCAATCTCAAAACATTAAGACAATTTGATTTAAACGCTCTGGTTACATTAAGTGTTCTGCTCGAAGTTAAGCACGTAACCAAAGCCGCTGAACAATTGAATCTGACCCAATCGGCTGTAAGTAGAACACTGTCCAAGCTACGAGATGCATTAGATGATCCGATTCTTGTGAAATCCGGAAAACATTTGGCACTGACTAACAAGGCCGAACGTTTGGAACCGGCCGTCACAGCCATTCTCCAACAAGTCAGCAATATTCTTGAACCGGAAGTGTTTGATCCTAAAAAACACACAGGGACGATTCGTCTGGCAACCACGGATTACGGAACTCATACGCTGTTGCCTAAGCTAATTCCTCTACTCGCTGAGGAAGCCCCAAACGTTCAACTGACAGCCGTAGACTGGCCTTCAAACCTATTGAACGAATTAGAAGAGAATAAAGTCGATTTGATCATCGGAGGCACTAAAAAACCCCCGGAAGATATTTTTCAAAGAGTCTTGGCTCACGACCATTTCAAAGCCCTAGTTCGAGCTGAGCACCCAATAAAAGACCGGATAAGTTTGGAACAATACCTCTCGCTCAATCACATCATGATCAGTCCATCGGGTCGTGGAAATAGTGCCATTGATGAGATTTTGGCTACGATGGGACACAAGAGAAATGTCTCAGTTCGTGTTCCCCACTTTTTCGCTGCACTCGAAGTTGTAGCCAGCACAGATTACATCATCCTGCTGCCCAGCCACTTCATCAGGCGATATGTAGATCAAACAAAATTCAGAGTATTGGAACCCCCGTTCGAGATTCCACCAATGGAAGTTTCGATGTTCTGGCACGCAAGAATGCACCAAGCCCCATTACACAAATGGTTCCGACGATTCATTTATGAGAAAGTCTACAACCGGGTTAAATCTTAG
- a CDS encoding efflux RND transporter periplasmic adaptor subunit, whose amino-acid sequence MNKSMWIAIALSIGLLLWVLSGPGRSTSEVTQREDAPLMKVQVETVAAEFVDIKVKMQGELLPARSVVLRAETQGRIAAVDVDKAQPVGLEQTLLTIAMDDRAARLDEAKAEVLKAESDLEANRKLFKRGLLSASQLNQDEAKYASAKAQLSQIKNEIDHTRVKAPFDGIIDDRFVEVGDYVKSGDDLARVLDINTVKMTGWVPQQRAASLAKGQSVTTTLVNGETLKGVISYVAPQANTDTRAFKVEVTIKPESQIKLLGSSVSAEITTQRQKAHFLSASVISLGANGVLLVKAVTEDAVVESYPVDVIQSESSGLWLTGLPEQVTVITMGQGFVVDGQKVEPVVVGEESKDETATSVESTNSATEAQSQLEGA is encoded by the coding sequence ATGAATAAGTCTATGTGGATAGCAATTGCTCTTTCAATTGGGCTCTTGCTTTGGGTGTTATCTGGCCCAGGACGTTCAACATCGGAAGTTACTCAAAGAGAAGACGCCCCGTTGATGAAAGTTCAGGTTGAGACCGTTGCAGCTGAATTTGTGGACATTAAAGTCAAGATGCAAGGTGAACTTTTGCCCGCCCGCTCTGTGGTATTGAGAGCAGAAACCCAGGGCCGAATTGCTGCGGTTGACGTAGATAAAGCGCAACCTGTTGGTTTGGAGCAAACGTTATTAACGATTGCTATGGATGACAGGGCTGCTCGATTGGACGAGGCCAAGGCTGAAGTTCTGAAGGCTGAAAGTGATCTGGAAGCCAATCGTAAACTGTTTAAACGTGGCCTTTTGTCCGCGAGTCAGTTAAATCAGGATGAAGCTAAGTACGCATCTGCAAAAGCACAGCTGAGTCAAATAAAGAACGAGATTGATCACACCCGAGTGAAAGCGCCCTTTGATGGCATCATTGATGACCGCTTTGTTGAGGTAGGGGATTATGTGAAAAGTGGCGATGACTTAGCGCGTGTATTGGATATTAATACGGTAAAAATGACGGGTTGGGTGCCTCAACAGCGAGCGGCTTCTTTGGCTAAAGGCCAATCAGTAACCACTACATTGGTAAACGGTGAAACTCTGAAAGGTGTGATCAGCTATGTGGCTCCGCAAGCCAATACTGACACCCGTGCTTTCAAGGTAGAAGTAACGATTAAGCCTGAGTCTCAAATCAAGTTGTTGGGATCTAGTGTCAGTGCGGAAATAACTACCCAGCGTCAAAAAGCGCATTTCTTATCAGCTTCTGTGATCAGCTTGGGAGCCAACGGTGTTCTTCTGGTAAAAGCGGTTACGGAGGACGCAGTGGTTGAATCCTATCCTGTGGACGTCATTCAAAGTGAATCCTCTGGCTTATGGCTAACAGGTCTGCCTGAGCAGGTCACTGTGATTACTATGGGACAAGGCTTTGTGGTTGATGGTCAGAAAGTGGAGCCTGTCGTAGTTGGCGAAGAGTCAAAGGATGAAACGGCCACCTCTGTTGAAAGTACAAACTCGGCCACAGAAGCTCAGAGCCAGTTGGAAGGTGCGTAG
- a CDS encoding efflux RND transporter permease subunit — translation MAKLIEFALQKNRSVFVIFLFLIISGIVALNSMPKESEPDVAVPYIYVSMIYDGISPEDAERLLVRPMESELKSIEGVKEMTALASEGHASVTLEFDAGFDSKTALQDVREKVDLAKVELPDGAEEPEVHEINVALFPVMTIGLSGPVPERQMLMIARDLRDDIEALAGVLEVEIGGEREEMLEVIVDPVILETYNVNLEEVFNIVGRNNQLVAAGALDTGSGRMVMKVPGVIEEPMDLLELPVKVHDGRVVKIGDVAEVRRTFKDPEGFARVNGQPALALEVKKRIGANIIGTLDEIRALIKTKQEFWPADVEVAYILDKSEEIEEMLTDLFNNVLSAIVLVMIVIIAAMGFRSSVIVGMMIPGSFLAALLIIDAIGFTLNIVVLFSLILVVGMLVDGAIVVAELADRKLKEGESPKAAYAAAATRMAWPVIASTATTLAVFIPLLPWPGVMGEFMKFLPATVIICLIAATLMALVFLPVIGAAITRKKQQGSLDQEVSASLITRGYGRLLGVLLKMPAKFFLLVMILVVTAYASYFKFGKGAEFFPDVEPDSAQILVRARGDLSIYEKDALLKKVEERVVGMPELLSVYARSFNRAANEMPDDTIGALQFRFIDWQDRPKASAILEEMKQRTQDIAGVVLEYRKQNDGPSGGKPIQLQVSGWYNESITEAVDRIVSVLGSMDGIKDLEDNRPLPGIDWKLNLDRELAAQNGADVTLTGSAVQLVTTGIRVAGYRPDDSDEELDIRVRYPEEARNLEQFEQIRLRTDRGMVALGNFLTLEPDPKVGNLTRVDSRRAITIQADVQEGVLVADKLKELQSQLEGVTFPADIRIKFKGEDEDAKETGEFLSQAFGTAIILMLLILVTQFNSFYQSILVLSAIVLSSAGVVLGLLVTNQPFGIVMCGLGIIALAGIVVNNNIVLIDTYNQYRAAGYSAYDSALQTGMLRLRPVFLTAFTTVLGLIPMVMSMNIDLINRYVAFGAPSTQWWTQLSSSIAGGLSFATLLTLLLTPCLLVLGDNVSSWFKGLRRNSRLVKNRPLEVSVNVQSKPRREVV, via the coding sequence ATGGCAAAACTCATTGAATTTGCTCTGCAAAAAAACAGGTCGGTATTCGTTATCTTCCTGTTCTTGATCATTAGTGGCATCGTTGCCCTAAATAGTATGCCGAAGGAATCAGAACCGGATGTGGCGGTACCTTACATCTATGTGTCGATGATTTATGACGGTATCTCCCCGGAAGATGCGGAGCGACTGTTGGTTCGTCCGATGGAATCTGAGCTGAAAAGTATTGAAGGCGTAAAAGAAATGACCGCCTTGGCCAGTGAAGGGCATGCGTCGGTCACGCTTGAATTTGATGCGGGCTTTGATAGTAAAACCGCTTTGCAGGATGTGCGAGAAAAGGTGGATTTGGCTAAGGTCGAGTTACCTGATGGTGCCGAAGAACCTGAAGTGCATGAAATTAATGTGGCACTTTTTCCTGTGATGACCATCGGTTTGTCTGGGCCTGTGCCTGAGCGTCAGATGCTGATGATTGCCCGAGATTTAAGGGATGACATTGAAGCGCTGGCCGGTGTTCTCGAAGTTGAAATTGGCGGTGAACGTGAAGAAATGCTCGAGGTGATTGTTGATCCTGTCATTTTGGAAACCTACAACGTCAATCTGGAAGAAGTGTTTAACATTGTGGGTCGCAATAACCAGTTGGTGGCTGCCGGGGCACTAGATACAGGCAGTGGTCGTATGGTTATGAAGGTGCCTGGTGTTATTGAAGAACCTATGGATCTCTTGGAACTACCGGTTAAAGTGCATGATGGTCGAGTTGTTAAGATCGGTGACGTTGCTGAGGTTCGTCGTACTTTCAAAGACCCGGAAGGATTTGCTCGTGTGAACGGGCAGCCTGCGCTGGCGTTGGAAGTGAAGAAACGGATTGGTGCCAACATCATTGGAACTCTGGATGAAATTCGGGCCTTAATTAAGACTAAGCAGGAATTCTGGCCAGCAGACGTGGAAGTTGCCTACATTCTGGATAAGTCTGAAGAGATTGAAGAGATGTTAACGGATCTCTTCAATAATGTGTTGAGCGCAATTGTGCTGGTGATGATTGTGATCATCGCAGCGATGGGCTTCAGATCTTCGGTAATTGTAGGAATGATGATTCCGGGATCTTTCCTGGCAGCCTTGTTAATCATTGATGCTATTGGTTTTACGCTTAACATTGTTGTCTTGTTTAGTTTGATTCTTGTTGTAGGGATGCTGGTTGATGGTGCAATTGTGGTTGCGGAACTGGCAGATCGCAAATTAAAAGAAGGTGAATCTCCGAAGGCGGCGTATGCCGCAGCAGCAACCCGAATGGCGTGGCCTGTTATTGCCTCTACAGCAACCACGTTAGCTGTTTTTATTCCGCTATTACCTTGGCCTGGGGTGATGGGGGAGTTCATGAAATTCTTGCCTGCCACTGTGATCATTTGCTTGATTGCAGCGACGTTAATGGCACTTGTGTTTTTGCCTGTGATCGGGGCTGCGATTACCCGGAAGAAGCAACAAGGCAGTCTTGATCAGGAGGTTTCTGCCTCCCTGATTACCCGTGGCTATGGCCGTCTGTTGGGTGTCCTGTTGAAAATGCCAGCCAAGTTCTTCCTTTTGGTGATGATTTTGGTGGTTACCGCTTATGCGTCTTACTTTAAGTTTGGTAAAGGGGCTGAGTTCTTCCCCGACGTAGAGCCAGACTCAGCGCAAATTCTTGTACGGGCTCGTGGTGACTTATCTATTTATGAGAAAGATGCACTGCTTAAAAAGGTTGAAGAGCGAGTGGTTGGGATGCCTGAACTACTCAGTGTTTATGCCCGATCATTTAACCGCGCTGCCAATGAAATGCCTGACGATACCATCGGTGCGCTGCAGTTTCGTTTCATTGACTGGCAGGACAGGCCCAAAGCGTCTGCGATTCTGGAAGAAATGAAACAGCGGACTCAGGACATTGCTGGCGTCGTGCTGGAGTATCGTAAGCAAAACGATGGCCCTTCTGGCGGCAAGCCAATTCAGTTGCAGGTTTCAGGTTGGTATAACGAAAGTATCACCGAAGCGGTGGATCGTATTGTCTCAGTACTTGGTTCAATGGACGGGATTAAAGACCTTGAAGATAACCGTCCATTGCCTGGTATTGATTGGAAACTGAATCTGGATCGGGAATTGGCCGCACAAAACGGGGCCGACGTGACCTTAACAGGCTCTGCGGTTCAGTTAGTGACTACAGGGATTCGTGTCGCTGGCTATCGTCCGGATGACAGTGATGAAGAGTTGGATATTCGTGTTCGTTATCCTGAAGAAGCACGTAATCTGGAACAGTTTGAGCAGATTCGTTTACGAACGGATCGCGGAATGGTTGCCTTGGGTAATTTCCTGACGTTAGAGCCTGACCCTAAAGTCGGCAATCTAACCCGTGTAGACAGTCGTCGTGCCATTACTATTCAGGCTGACGTGCAGGAAGGGGTGTTGGTTGCGGATAAGTTGAAGGAATTACAGAGTCAGCTCGAAGGTGTGACCTTTCCAGCAGATATTCGTATTAAGTTCAAAGGCGAAGATGAAGATGCAAAGGAAACTGGAGAATTCTTATCTCAGGCGTTTGGTACAGCCATCATTTTGATGCTTTTGATTTTGGTAACGCAGTTTAATAGTTTCTATCAAAGTATCTTGGTGTTGAGTGCGATTGTTCTGTCTTCTGCCGGAGTGGTGCTGGGGTTATTGGTGACAAATCAGCCCTTTGGCATTGTTATGTGTGGATTGGGTATCATCGCGCTGGCAGGAATCGTCGTAAACAACAACATTGTTTTGATTGATACCTACAACCAATATCGGGCCGCTGGATACTCTGCGTATGATTCCGCATTACAGACGGGAATGCTTCGTTTAAGACCGGTGTTTCTGACCGCATTTACAACCGTGCTGGGACTGATTCCGATGGTGATGTCGATGAATATTGATTTGATTAATCGCTATGTGGCTTTCGGCGCTCCTTCAACCCAGTGGTGGACTCAACTGTCGAGTTCTATTGCTGGCGGGCTATCTTTTGCAACCCTATTAACCTTGTTGCTAACGCCTTGCTTATTGGTGCTAGGAGATAACGTATCGTCCTGGTTTAAAGGTCTACGACGGAATTCCAGGTTGGTGAAGAATCGTCCGCTGGAAGTTTCCGTTAACGTGCAGTCGAAACCCAGACGGGAAGTGGTGTAA
- a CDS encoding diguanylate cyclase: protein MKQTEKTLLEQMKISEFEIAQRKHLFSLTSDDIKLLKASKPLIDRNLDYIVQKFYELQTENPEIALLIGDADTLQRLAHAQRKYVVDLFSGLYDLEYVNNRLRIGLVHKRIGVEPKLYLSAIYTLKSLLNEALRDNIQDQDIRINTLNALEKLMYFDITLVFDTYIRSLLSEIEIEKEKSDQYAMDLEEKIKERTMQLEEMSRTDPLTGLLNVRHLNDTLTSVLRAAQRRSEPVCFAYIDINDLKKMNDTKGHQFGDEILKMFAQTVRAVSRAEDSCFRYGGDEFCVILPNCESDAAIDIYKKRLEDEIEKRSNFVSYSIGVIQTGPQDYLETEELIRQADDLMYHRKEQAKQRQTSSDVLELRHKKLAD from the coding sequence ATGAAACAGACGGAAAAAACGTTACTTGAGCAAATGAAAATCAGTGAGTTTGAAATTGCTCAAAGGAAACACCTGTTTTCTCTTACTTCTGATGATATAAAGCTTCTCAAAGCCTCAAAACCTCTAATCGATCGAAACCTTGATTACATCGTCCAAAAGTTTTACGAGCTTCAAACTGAAAACCCTGAAATTGCCTTATTGATTGGTGATGCAGATACCTTGCAACGTTTGGCTCATGCTCAGCGTAAATATGTCGTGGATTTATTCAGCGGTTTATACGATTTGGAGTATGTAAATAATCGCCTTCGTATTGGATTGGTTCATAAGCGAATCGGGGTTGAGCCTAAACTCTATTTGTCTGCTATCTATACGCTTAAGAGTCTTCTGAACGAAGCCCTGAGAGATAATATACAAGATCAGGACATCAGGATAAATACACTCAATGCACTTGAAAAGTTGATGTATTTTGATATCACCTTGGTATTTGATACCTACATTCGTAGTTTGCTTTCTGAAATTGAAATCGAAAAAGAAAAATCAGATCAGTATGCGATGGATTTGGAAGAAAAAATCAAGGAAAGGACCATGCAGTTGGAGGAAATGTCCCGTACTGATCCTCTGACTGGTTTGCTCAATGTGCGTCACTTAAACGATACCTTGACCAGTGTTCTGAGGGCTGCACAAAGACGTTCCGAACCGGTTTGTTTTGCCTACATAGATATTAATGATCTGAAAAAAATGAACGATACCAAAGGGCATCAGTTCGGTGATGAAATATTGAAGATGTTTGCTCAGACGGTACGAGCGGTGTCCCGAGCAGAAGACAGTTGTTTTCGATATGGGGGAGATGAATTTTGTGTCATTTTGCCTAATTGTGAATCAGACGCTGCTATCGATATTTACAAGAAACGGCTTGAAGATGAAATTGAAAAACGCTCTAATTTTGTTAGCTACAGTATTGGTGTCATTCAAACTGGCCCGCAGGATTACTTGGAGACTGAAGAATTAATACGTCAGGCAGATGACCTGATGTACCACCGAAAAGAGCAGGCAAAGCAGCGACAAACCTCGTCTGATGTCCTGGAGTTAAGGCACAAAAAGTTGGCCGACTAA